One window from the genome of Vagococcus entomophilus encodes:
- a CDS encoding cytochrome ubiquinol oxidase subunit I — MSVLTLARFQFAMTTIFHYFFVPLSIGLALVVAVMETLYVVKKKEIYKDMAKFWGHIFLLSFAVGVVTGIIQEFQFGMNWSAYSRFVGDIFGAPLAIEALLAFFLESTFIGLWSFGWTKFSKKLHLVFIWLVVIGSTLSAFWILLANSFMQHPVGYSFNSVTGRAELNDFLAVIKNPQLWLEFPHVIFAAFLTGAFVVAGLSAWKLFKKKDVEFFTRSLRVGLVLGGIAAILTVAVGDLQTKALIEEQPMKFAAAEGIYENTDDPASWSAVALFDTKEKETKFSVEIPYMLSILGNHSLSGSFKGMNQVNKELHEKYDSKFGKDMNYYVPTNVLFWSFRIMAGFGTALIALAILDLFLLKKGWLMKQRWLLWVTGVCTFVPFIANTSGWLITEMGRYPWTVYGVFTVADSVSPNVTANQMLFTNIVFFLLFASLGAVLVYLIRKEMNKGPYHEEQEIKENVALDPFSKEAF; from the coding sequence ATGAGTGTTTTAACGTTAGCACGGTTTCAATTTGCGATGACGACCATTTTTCATTACTTTTTTGTGCCATTATCTATTGGTCTTGCATTAGTTGTTGCTGTTATGGAAACGTTGTACGTTGTAAAGAAAAAAGAGATATATAAAGATATGGCAAAATTTTGGGGGCATATCTTTTTGCTTAGTTTTGCAGTAGGGGTGGTAACAGGAATTATTCAAGAATTTCAATTTGGCATGAACTGGTCAGCCTATTCTAGATTTGTGGGAGATATATTTGGGGCTCCATTAGCGATTGAGGCTTTACTTGCATTCTTTCTAGAATCAACCTTTATTGGCTTGTGGTCGTTTGGCTGGACTAAATTCAGTAAAAAACTTCACTTGGTTTTTATCTGGTTAGTTGTCATCGGCTCGACACTATCTGCATTTTGGATTTTACTAGCCAATAGTTTTATGCAACATCCGGTTGGTTATAGCTTTAATAGCGTAACTGGTCGTGCAGAACTGAATGATTTCTTAGCAGTGATTAAAAATCCACAATTGTGGTTGGAATTTCCGCATGTTATTTTTGCAGCCTTCCTAACAGGCGCATTTGTGGTTGCGGGTCTTTCTGCATGGAAATTATTTAAGAAAAAAGACGTGGAATTTTTCACGAGATCATTGCGTGTAGGCCTTGTCTTGGGTGGCATAGCTGCAATTTTGACTGTTGCAGTCGGAGATTTGCAAACAAAAGCATTGATTGAAGAGCAACCGATGAAATTTGCAGCAGCAGAAGGTATCTATGAAAATACAGATGATCCGGCTTCTTGGTCGGCAGTAGCCTTGTTTGATACAAAAGAAAAAGAAACGAAATTCTCAGTTGAGATTCCCTATATGCTGAGCATTTTAGGAAATCATAGTTTGAGCGGTAGTTTTAAAGGGATGAACCAAGTAAATAAAGAACTACACGAAAAATATGATAGTAAATTCGGGAAAGATATGAATTATTATGTTCCAACGAATGTTCTTTTCTGGAGTTTTAGAATCATGGCTGGTTTTGGTACGGCACTGATAGCATTAGCTATTTTAGATTTGTTCCTACTAAAAAAAGGCTGGTTGATGAAGCAAAGATGGTTGCTTTGGGTCACAGGAGTGTGTACCTTTGTTCCATTTATTGCGAATACGTCAGGCTGGTTAATTACAGAGATGGGACGTTATCCTTGGACTGTTTATGGAGTGTTTACGGTTGCAGATAGTGTATCACCCAACGTCACAGCCAACCAAATGCTCTTTACGAATATTGTCTTTTTCTTATTGTTTGCGTCTTTAGGAGCGGTATTAGTTTACCTTATCCGAAAAGAAATGAATAAAGGACCTTATCACGAAGAACAAGAAATCAAAGAGAATGTAGCATTAGATCCATTTTCTAAGGAGGCGTTCTAA
- the gor gene encoding glutathione-disulfide reductase, with protein sequence MEKYDYIVLGGGSGGIASANRAAMRGAKVALIEGKEIGGTCVNVGCVPKKVMWSAASLKSSIENESSGFGLDIQVENFDFKQLVENRQAYIERLHGAYYHGLDSNHVTVVKGYGQFVDSRTIEVEEKKYQAPHILIATGGRPMILEIPGAEYGIDSDGFFALEKLPKSVAVIGAGYIAVEIAGVLNQLGVKTQLLYRKETVLRSFDGMISKALVEEYQQQGIHLHANFVPEKIDKAADGSLEVLAESGEKVAVEQVIWAVGRKPNTENIGLSNTNVHCDSKGMIRVDKYQNTTESGIYAVGDVIGKIDLTPVAIAAGRRLSERLFNGQTDAYLDYHTVPTVVFSHPTIGTVGLTEEAAKEKYGAEQLKIYTSKFTPMQYALAQNKQACEMKLVCVGKEEKIVGLHGIGLGMDEMLQGFAVAIKMGATKKDFDDTVAIHPTGAEEFVTMR encoded by the coding sequence ATAGAAAAATATGATTATATTGTTTTAGGTGGCGGAAGCGGTGGGATTGCTTCTGCAAATCGTGCTGCGATGCGTGGAGCAAAAGTAGCATTGATTGAAGGAAAAGAGATTGGGGGAACATGTGTCAATGTTGGCTGCGTGCCTAAGAAAGTGATGTGGTCAGCTGCGTCATTGAAATCTTCTATAGAAAATGAGAGCAGCGGATTTGGACTGGATATTCAAGTGGAAAATTTTGATTTTAAACAGTTAGTTGAGAATCGTCAAGCCTACATTGAACGGTTGCATGGGGCTTATTATCACGGACTTGACAGTAATCATGTGACAGTTGTTAAAGGCTATGGGCAATTTGTTGATTCTAGAACCATCGAAGTGGAAGAGAAAAAGTATCAAGCCCCGCATATTTTGATTGCAACTGGTGGTCGACCAATGATTCTAGAGATTCCTGGAGCAGAGTATGGGATTGATTCTGATGGTTTCTTTGCACTGGAAAAACTGCCGAAAAGCGTCGCAGTTATTGGTGCTGGCTATATTGCCGTTGAAATAGCCGGTGTCCTAAACCAACTAGGTGTAAAGACACAGTTGCTCTATAGAAAAGAGACTGTTTTACGTTCATTTGATGGGATGATTTCAAAAGCGCTTGTCGAGGAATATCAGCAACAAGGAATCCATTTGCATGCCAACTTTGTTCCTGAAAAAATCGATAAGGCAGCGGATGGCAGCCTTGAAGTGTTAGCAGAGTCTGGTGAAAAGGTAGCGGTAGAGCAAGTCATTTGGGCAGTTGGGCGCAAGCCAAATACAGAAAATATTGGGCTTAGTAATACCAATGTCCACTGTGATTCTAAGGGAATGATCCGAGTAGATAAGTATCAAAATACTACAGAGTCTGGGATTTACGCTGTAGGAGATGTTATCGGAAAAATTGATTTAACTCCAGTAGCTATCGCAGCAGGTCGTAGATTATCTGAGCGGTTATTCAATGGTCAAACGGATGCTTATTTAGACTATCATACTGTTCCAACCGTAGTTTTTTCTCATCCGACAATCGGAACGGTAGGGCTAACCGAAGAAGCGGCAAAAGAAAAGTATGGTGCGGAGCAGCTGAAAATCTATACTTCTAAATTTACCCCGATGCAATATGCTTTGGCGCAAAATAAGCAAGCGTGTGAAATGAAGCTGGTATGTGTAGGAAAAGAAGAAAAAATTGTTGGGTTACATGGGATTGGTTTGGGGATGGATGAGATGCTTCAGGGGTTTGCAGTAGCAATCAAAATGGGTGCGACGAAAAAAGATTTTGATGATACGGTAGCGATTCATCCGACAGGTGCGGAAGAGTTTGTTACGATGCGTTAA
- a CDS encoding peptidase U32 family protein: MTIEKRKLKKPEVLAPAGTLEKLKTAIHYGADAVYIGGNAYGLRSRAGNFSYEEMAEGVAYAKEHQAKVYVAANMVTHEGDAKGAGEFFRELRTIGISAVIVSDPALIEICATEAPGLPIHLSTQASATNYETLEFWKEEGLERVVLAREVSMAEVAEIRKNTSIEIEAFIHGAMCISYSGRCTLSNHMSFRDANRGGCSQSCRWKYELYDMPFGTERKTFTDQGIEEPFSMSAVDMSMIEHIPDLVENGVDSLKIEGRMKSIHYVSTVSNVYRAAIDSYVEDPENYVCKQEWIDELWKVAQRELATGFYYQKPSEEEQLFGPRRKIPVYQFVGEVMAYNEETKIATIRQRNHFRVGDEVEFYGPGFHHFHQKVEAMWDEEGEPIDRAPNPMMLLTMPVSQPVAIGDMIRKKK, from the coding sequence ATGACAATAGAAAAACGTAAATTAAAAAAACCAGAAGTGTTAGCACCTGCTGGAACTCTAGAAAAATTAAAAACAGCGATTCATTATGGCGCAGATGCCGTTTATATCGGTGGGAATGCTTATGGGTTAAGAAGCCGTGCTGGAAATTTTAGTTATGAAGAAATGGCTGAAGGCGTAGCATATGCTAAGGAACATCAAGCCAAAGTTTACGTCGCGGCCAATATGGTGACACACGAAGGGGATGCTAAGGGTGCGGGGGAATTTTTCCGAGAGCTACGTACGATAGGGATTAGTGCAGTGATTGTTTCGGATCCGGCTCTGATTGAGATTTGTGCGACAGAAGCACCTGGCTTGCCTATTCATCTATCCACACAGGCTTCTGCAACAAACTATGAAACATTGGAGTTCTGGAAAGAAGAGGGCTTAGAACGTGTGGTGCTTGCGCGTGAGGTTTCAATGGCAGAAGTAGCCGAAATCAGAAAGAATACAAGCATTGAAATTGAAGCGTTTATTCATGGAGCAATGTGTATTTCTTACTCTGGAAGATGCACGCTTTCTAATCACATGTCGTTTCGTGATGCGAACCGTGGCGGCTGTTCTCAGTCTTGTCGCTGGAAATATGAACTATATGATATGCCGTTTGGAACCGAAAGAAAGACATTCACAGATCAAGGGATAGAAGAGCCATTTTCGATGAGTGCAGTTGATATGTCAATGATTGAGCATATTCCTGATTTAGTTGAAAATGGTGTTGACAGTCTAAAAATAGAAGGTCGGATGAAGTCTATTCACTATGTGTCAACCGTATCAAATGTTTATCGCGCAGCTATTGATAGTTACGTAGAAGACCCAGAAAATTACGTATGTAAACAGGAATGGATTGACGAGCTATGGAAAGTGGCACAACGAGAACTTGCGACTGGTTTTTATTACCAAAAACCTAGTGAAGAAGAGCAACTATTTGGCCCAAGACGTAAAATACCTGTCTACCAATTTGTGGGTGAGGTGATGGCCTATAATGAAGAAACTAAGATTGCGACGATTCGTCAAAGAAATCATTTTCGGGTAGGAGATGAAGTCGAGTTTTATGGACCTGGATTTCATCATTTTCATCAAAAGGTTGAAGCTATGTGGGATGAGGAAGGTGAACCGATTGACCGAGCACCAAATCCGATGATGCTTTTGACCATGCCGGTTTCTCAACCGGTTGCGATTGGAGATATGATTCGAAAAAAGAAATAA